The following DNA comes from Vibrio gigantis.
CATCTAACTCACTTTCCAATAACTTACTAGAAAGGTCATTTTCAAACTGTTGTACATTCATGCCTAGCTCTTCAGCCAACTGCAGATGCGTTTCCTGGCTGTGTGGCAACATCGCGCGAAGGTAGTACGCGTGTTGAATCGCTTCAAGCATCGCTTCGTAGTGATCTTGAAAACCTGCGGCGATCACAGCACGGCACGCAGGGTAAGTGCTGCGAACAGGTTGACACTCAGTCCAAAACTCATGATTAAACTCGGTACCCAGTTTAGCTTCAATCTGCTTCCAAATCGCTTGCAGCTTGCCTTTCATCTCTTCTGACATTGGCTCATCAGAATCCGGCGCCAAACCGCCAACTACGTAATTAAACTCAATGCTCGCGGGTAATTGCTGTTTCAATAACTCAAGTGTTGGCTTGTAACCCCAACACCAGCTGCACATTGGATCATGCACATAATGAAGTTTTACGTTCATTGTTCGTTCCTTATCGAGTCGACTCTTCTATCAATTCCAACAAAAAAGGAGCCTGATTAAGGCCCCTCATTTTAACTATTCAGCACAAAGGCTAGAGCTTACTCAGCGTCATCACCAGCAACTTTAGCAGCCGCTTCTTTGATGATTGGCTGAAGTTCGCCTTTTTGGAACATCTCAAGAATGATGTCACAACCACCGATTAGCTCACCTTCAACCCAAAGTTGTGGGAAAGTTGGCCACTGTGCGTAAGCAGGAAGCTCTGCACGAATATCAGGGTTTTGTAGGATATCTACGTAAGCAAATTTTTCGCCACATGCCATTAGAGCTTGAGACGCTTGAGAAGAGAAACCACAGCTAGGTAGCTTAGGAGAACCTTTCATGTACAGTAGAATAGTGTTTTCTTCAATTTGCTGTTTGATTTTATCGATAGTTTCCATTGCTTCCTCGTTAATGGATTACGGCTTTTATTGCCTTTATTCTACCCCAAACTAAAAGAATAAAAACCATACAAAAAAAGAGGTTAATAGACTAAGCTAACAATTCACACAAAAGTGATGAAATAAGCT
Coding sequences within:
- a CDS encoding DsbA family protein, with the translated sequence MNVKLHYVHDPMCSWCWGYKPTLELLKQQLPASIEFNYVVGGLAPDSDEPMSEEMKGKLQAIWKQIEAKLGTEFNHEFWTECQPVRSTYPACRAVIAAGFQDHYEAMLEAIQHAYYLRAMLPHSQETHLQLAEELGMNVQQFENDLSSKLLESELDDQLGFKEAMGVFSYPTLMLEVNGIFSEVELDYHSTEATLKSIREILVNNAPAA
- a CDS encoding Grx4 family monothiol glutaredoxin; its protein translation is METIDKIKQQIEENTILLYMKGSPKLPSCGFSSQASQALMACGEKFAYVDILQNPDIRAELPAYAQWPTFPQLWVEGELIGGCDIILEMFQKGELQPIIKEAAAKVAGDDAE